Proteins encoded in a region of the Streptomyces akebiae genome:
- a CDS encoding acetoacetate--CoA ligase: MTSANPSPLWQPDAERIARARITAFQSWAAAHHGAPAEGGYPALHRWSVDELETFWKAVTEWFDVRFSTPYTRVLGDRTMPGAEWFPGATLNYAEHALRATDARAEEPALLHVDETHEPRPVTWSELRRQVGSLSAELRALGVRPGDRVSGYLPNIPQAVVALLATAAVGGVWTSCAPDFGARSVLDRFQQVEPVVLFTVDGYRYGGKEHDRRDVVAELRRELPTLRAVVHIPLLGTEAPEGALEWSALTSADVTPTFEQVPFDHPLWVLYSSGTTGLPKALVQSQGGILVEHLKQLGLHCDLGPEDRFFWYTSTGWMMWNFLVSGLLTGTTVVLYDGSPGHPDTGAQWRVAERTGATLFGTSAAYVMACRKAGVHPGRDHDLSRVKCVGTTGSPLPPDGFRWLHDEVREDLWIASVSGGTDVCSCFAGAVPTLPVHIGELQAPGLGTDLQSWDPSGKPLVDEVGELVVTNPMPSMPIHFWNDPDGTRYHDSYFDTYPGVWRHGDWITLTSRGSVVIHGRSDSTLNRQGVRMGSADIYEAVERLPEIKESLVIGVEQPDGGYWMPLFVQLAPGATLDEALLTRIKRTIREQLSPRHVPDEVIEVPGVPHTLTGKRIEVPVKRLLQGTPLEKAVNPGSVDNLDLLRFYENLARERA; encoded by the coding sequence ATGACCTCAGCGAACCCCTCACCGCTCTGGCAACCCGACGCGGAACGCATCGCCCGGGCCCGGATCACCGCATTCCAGTCCTGGGCGGCGGCACACCACGGAGCCCCCGCCGAGGGCGGCTACCCGGCCCTGCACCGCTGGTCGGTCGACGAGCTCGAAACGTTCTGGAAGGCCGTCACCGAGTGGTTCGACGTACGGTTCTCCACCCCCTACACGCGCGTGCTCGGCGATCGCACCATGCCCGGCGCCGAATGGTTCCCGGGCGCCACCCTCAACTACGCCGAACACGCCCTCCGCGCGACCGACGCCCGCGCCGAGGAACCGGCCCTGCTCCATGTCGACGAAACCCACGAACCACGGCCGGTGACATGGTCCGAGCTGCGCCGCCAGGTCGGCTCCCTCTCCGCCGAACTGCGCGCCCTCGGCGTACGCCCTGGCGACCGCGTCAGCGGCTACCTCCCGAACATCCCGCAGGCCGTCGTCGCCCTCCTCGCCACGGCCGCCGTGGGCGGCGTCTGGACCTCCTGCGCCCCGGACTTCGGCGCCCGCAGCGTCCTGGACCGCTTCCAGCAGGTCGAACCCGTCGTCCTGTTCACCGTCGACGGCTACCGCTACGGCGGCAAGGAACACGACCGCCGCGACGTCGTCGCCGAACTCCGCCGCGAACTGCCCACCCTGCGCGCCGTGGTCCACATCCCCCTCCTCGGCACCGAAGCCCCCGAGGGCGCCCTGGAGTGGTCCGCCCTGACCTCCGCGGACGTGACCCCGACCTTCGAACAGGTCCCGTTCGACCACCCCCTGTGGGTGCTCTACTCCTCCGGTACCACCGGACTCCCCAAAGCCCTCGTGCAGTCCCAGGGCGGCATCCTCGTCGAACACCTCAAACAGCTCGGCCTGCACTGCGACCTCGGCCCCGAGGACCGCTTCTTCTGGTACACCTCCACCGGCTGGATGATGTGGAACTTCCTCGTCTCCGGCCTCCTCACCGGCACCACCGTCGTCCTGTACGACGGCAGCCCCGGCCACCCCGACACCGGCGCCCAGTGGCGCGTGGCGGAACGCACCGGCGCCACCCTCTTCGGCACCTCCGCCGCCTACGTCATGGCCTGCCGCAAAGCCGGCGTCCACCCGGGCCGCGACCACGACCTCTCCCGCGTCAAGTGCGTCGGCACCACCGGATCCCCGCTCCCGCCCGACGGCTTCCGCTGGCTCCACGACGAGGTCCGCGAGGACCTGTGGATCGCCTCCGTCAGCGGCGGCACCGACGTGTGCTCCTGCTTCGCGGGAGCCGTCCCGACCCTCCCGGTCCACATCGGCGAACTCCAGGCCCCCGGCCTCGGCACCGACCTCCAGTCCTGGGACCCCAGCGGCAAACCCCTCGTCGACGAGGTCGGCGAACTGGTCGTCACCAACCCCATGCCGTCCATGCCGATCCACTTCTGGAACGACCCCGACGGCACCCGCTACCACGACAGCTACTTCGACACCTACCCCGGCGTCTGGCGCCACGGCGACTGGATCACTCTCACCTCCCGAGGCTCCGTCGTGATCCACGGCCGCTCCGACTCCACGCTCAACCGCCAAGGCGTCCGCATGGGTTCGGCCGACATCTACGAAGCCGTCGAACGCCTCCCCGAGATCAAGGAGTCCCTCGTCATCGGTGTCGAACAGCCCGACGGCGGCTATTGGATGCCCCTGTTCGTCCAACTCGCCCCAGGAGCAACCCTCGACGAGGCTCTCCTCACCCGCATCAAGCGGACCATCCGCGAACAGCTCTCACCCCGCCACGTCCCCGACGAGGTCATCGAAGTCCCCGGTGTCCCGCACACCCTCACCGGCAAACGCATCGAGGTCCCCGTCAAACGACTCCTCCAGGGCACCCCCCTGGAAAAGGCCGTCAACCCCGGCTCCGTCGACAACCTCGACCTCCTGCGCTTCTACGAGAACCTGGCCCGCGAGCGAGCCTGA